Within the Miscanthus floridulus cultivar M001 chromosome 17, ASM1932011v1, whole genome shotgun sequence genome, the region atctgttttcTTCCCTACCCCTGAGAACCCCCCTCCCTAGTCCCTATCTTCGCTTCTTCCGCCCTTTGCATCGCACCAATCGCCACCGTCGCCGTACCCGGAGTCTTTGCTGGGCTCCGCCGTGCGCCTGCTGGGCCTgggctcctccctccctcccccatgttggtggaggtggcccggcccactccTGAAAGGCCTAAATGACTACCATTTGTATCTTGGGCCTTAAGATCTCATGGTCATCGCGATGGTTGTGTTTGTTCACCTTCTAGCTCCAGCTACGTTGTGTTTGTTCGAGTTGCAAGATTTCTTGTCAGTGATATACTTGAACTTACTGATTGGTGTCCCTGTCTTGTAACGATCCACTGACTTTTGATCAAAATCATATGCATTCTCTACGGTGATTATACTGTCTTTGTCTTGACGGCCAATGAAGTACTGTCATCGGATCATCGGCAGCCTGTGTTTGGATGCCTGTTAAAATAGCTGCTGCTGGCTGTTAGCACAGTGCTCTGTGAGAGGAGACAGCTGCAGCAGCACCCTCGGTAATAATCTTATATATAGGTAAGTTATCGAGTTCTTCTGGTGAAGCCCCTAGCAATCTTCAGTTTTGCCCACACGTCACATTTATCAATTCCAGTGCCAGCGCCGATTCAATTTCAACATCCCGATCATGACAGCGTTTCAGCTTGTTTGCAGAATTCGGTCGCATCGCAGGATTTTTCTCTAGTTCATTCAAGGGTACCTTGCATCAGGACCAATTGTCAAGATTTACAATTCAGCCGGCCCCGGCCATCATCTTGTCTTGGCACAAAAAAACCCTTGAGCGAAAAGCAAAAGCAGTAAAATCTCTAAAGCAAATAAACAAAACAGAGTCTTCCTCCTCGGGAGAAGAAAACAGAATCCATCCATCACATGGACACATGGATGGGAAGGAAGCTTTTATTCCTGGGCGCCTGATCGCCTGCTGGAGGCCACTCGCCCAGACTTCAGAACTCAGACGAACGGGGTGATCCACACGGGCTCCACGTCGGCGGAGTGGCCACCGGCGATGGGCACGGTCCTCATCTCCTCGTCCATCATCGAGTACTCGCAGATGGCGTGCGGCGCCAGCATCTCCACCTCCCGCCGCGCGAAGTAGACACAGCTCTCCCGCAGCCCGGCCGCCGGGTACAGCTCCAGGGGCACCGCCGCGGACACCACCGACCCCACGAACACCGCCCGCCCGGGCATCTCCTCCACCAGCTCCCACTTGCGCTCCGCAGCCGACAACAGCACGTGCACCTCCACCGCCAGGTCCACCGCCTCGCTGTTCCGCCGCACCATGTACAGCTTCCTCACCACCAGCAGCTCCCCGTCGCCCTCCACCAGGTACACCCGCCAGTGCCCCGCCTCCAGCGCGCCCACCGGGTGCTCCGCTTCACGCAGTAGCGACACCGCCGCGGCGCGCGCGCGGAGGTCGCCACGGAACGCCAGGACCGCCCCGTCGTGGCCCAGCGCGCACAGGCGGCCGCTCCAGAAGGCCATGTCCCTAAACCCGCCGTGCTGGGCGCCCTCGTTGACGCCG harbors:
- the LOC136518164 gene encoding uncharacterized protein, translating into MASQQQRGIARQSAWPDLPPELLERIVAVLAPRDRVAVRLVCASWRACVREFFPTDLPFEAPRLLLRRPGTGGGLAFFSLQHRKILPFMLPANLSAGRCCGHIGGWLAMASDADRSILLCNPVSGKSVALPPPPVFPVSKMVLSGPPTSGCWVAAALGRTGTIVLFQPAVSAAWMTIGVNEGAQHGGFRDMAFWSGRLCALGHDGAVLAFRGDLRARAAAVSLLREAEHPVGALEAGHWRVYLVEGDGELLVVRKLYMVRRNSEAVDLAVEVHVLLSAAERKWELVEEMPGRAVFVGSVVSAAVPLELYPAAGLRESCVYFARREVEMLAPHAICEYSMMDEEMRTVPIAGGHSADVEPVWITPFV